The genome window CCGGTTCGCCCGGCGCGGCGGGGCGGGGCTGGAAGTGCCCCGGCACCGGACCACCGGCCTGAAGGGCCGCGAACCGGTCGCACAACTCCTCGATCTCGACGGGGGAGAACAGCCCCCGCACCACCAGAAACCCGTTCTCCTCGAACTCCGCCGACATCCTGCCCCTCGCCCCGGACTCCGACTTGCCTGTGACTGCCATCCGCGCGTCCCTTCTCACCGTGGACCGATGTACTCCACGCTAGGTCCGACCGCCTTTCGGGAGGATGCCTGTGCGTGCTGACGACCTGCCTGGGACTGCTGCGCCCGAGGACCCCTCACCCCCGCCCGGCCAGGTCATCATCGGCCGCTTCGACCAGCGCCCGCCGTACGCCGTGCACCGGCCGCGCGGCGCCGACAGCTGGCTGTTCACCTGGACCACGGGCGGCACGGGACTGCTGCGGCAGGGCGTCGCCGAGACACTGGCCGCCCCCGGCGACCTGGTCGTCCTGGGCCCGGACACGCCGCACCACTACACGGTCGGGCCCGGCGCCCGGCACTGGGCGTTCTGGTGGGTGCACTGCCAGCCGCGCCCCTCCTGGACGTCCTGGCTGCGCCCGTACGGGACCGGCGACCGCCTGTACGCCGTGCCCTCGGCCCCCGACGGCATCCGCGCACGCGTCGACACGGCCTTCCACCGAATGCTCGCCGACGCCCGCTGGACGGGCGAGGGCACACCGCCGGTGCCCCCGACGGCCCCCGAGGACACCGAAGTGGCCGTCGCGCACGGCACGGCCGCCCGGGAACTCGCGCTCTGCTCCCTGGAGGAGGTCGTGCTGCTCACCGCCGCCCGCTCCGAGCCACGCCGGTCGGGCGCGGACCCGAGGATCCGCCGCGCCGAGGACCTGATCGCCGCCGATCCCGGCGCCCCGCACACCGTCCGCTCCCTCGCCGAGCGCGTCGCCCTCTCCCCGTCCCGATTCGCGCACCTCTTCACCGAGCAGCTCGGCCACTCCCCGATGCGCGCCCTGCGCCACGCCCGCCTCCACCACGCCGCCCGCCTCCTGGAAGCCACCGACCTGCCCGTGGAACGGGTCGCCACCGCCTCCGGCTTCGGCAGCCCGTTCCACTTCAGCCGGGTGTTCCGACAGCGGTACGGGGTGCCGCCGGGGGAGTACCGGCAGGGGCTGCGCGACGACGGCTGACCGCCGCCGCCGCCCCCGCACCGGGGAGGGCGTGCCTCACTCCTCCAGCAACCGCCAAGCGGCGAGCGCGAGTTGGGCCCGCAGCACCCCACCCGGGTCCGTGAGTTCGAAGCCCAGGGTCCTGCCGATCTGTTCGAGTCGGCGGGCCACGCTGCTGTGGTGCAGATGGAGGATTTCGGCGGCCCGGCGCAGGGAGCCGGTCGCGAAGTAGACGTCCAGGGTGTCCAGGTCCTCCGGGTTGCAGGTCACCTTGGCGATCGCGGCCACATCGGCGTTGTCCCGGGCCGCGTCCTCGGGCACCTGCGCGAGCAGCGCCAGCGCCCCCAGCTCGGCGTACGCGAGGACCGGCCGGCGCGGGGTGGTGAAGCGGAGCGCGGTGCGGGCCTCCTGCCAGGCACGGTCCGGTCGCGCGGCGGCACCGAGACCCGCGCGGACACCCGCCGGGAACCGGGCCCGGTCCACGGCGGTGGCCAGGAGGACACCCAGGTCGCCGAGCGGCGCGGCCTTCACCGGACGCGCCGGACAGATCAGTCCGCCGACCCGGTCGAGCGGTAACTCCGTCCGCACGGCGACGACTTGGACCGGACGCCCGGCGGCGAAGCCCAGCAGCCGCGACGCCCGGCTCCGGGCCGCCTCGTCGCTGTCACCGCTGATCACCAGCTCGACGAGGGCGGGGTCGGCCATGGTGGTGCGGGCCGGCCCGTACCGCTCGACGACCGCGGCGGCGGCGATGGCGAGCCGATCGAGCAGCAACTCGTCGAGCGCGCCGGGCGCTTCGGGCCGCTCCAGCCACACCACACCGATCTCCTCCCCGTCGAGGGTGATCGGCAGCGACGAGGACATGGCCGGGGGCGCGCCGGGTGTCTCCCTGCCGTCGGGCGCCATACGGATCGCCCGTCCCGTGCCGTGCAGCCGGAGCCCGGTCACGCAGGCGGCGAGGCCCGCCGAGGCACGGGCGAGCGCGGGGAGATCCACCCGGCGGCGCATCAGCGTGTCGTAGAACATGACGACGCGGATCGCGCCCTCGGCCTGCGCGTCCAGGTGCGACAGCCGTGCGGCCAGTGCCTCCATGTCTGGAGGATAGGGCGTCCACGGCCGCCGGGAGGGGCGCCGATCGGCGCGCGATCCGGGCCGTGAGCCCGACAGTCGGCGGATGACCTCGGGGGACCGCGACCGTGAGGATGGCCGGCATGGATCCCGAACTCGAAGCATTCGTCGCCCTGTTCCCCCGCGCCGACCTCACCGACCCGGTCGTCGAGCGCAAGCGGTTCGCCGAACTCGCCGCCGCGGTCCCGGCACCGGACACCTCGCGCATGGACGTCGAGGACCGCACGGTGCCCGCCGATCCGGACGTGCCGGTGCGGATCTACCGCCCGCACCGGTCCCAGGGCGCCGTCGTCTGGCTGCACGGCGGCGGAGGCGTCATGGGCGACCTGGACACCGAGCACCCGTGGGCCGCCCGGCTCGCGGACGCGTCCGGCGCGGTCGTGATCTCGGTGGAGTACCGTCTCGCCCCCGAGAACCCGTTCCCGGCCGCCCTGGACGACGCCTACGCCGTACTGACCTGGGCGGCCGACCACGCGGCCGAACTCGGCCTCGACCCGGAGCGGATCGCGGTCGGCGGCCACAGCGCGGGCGCGGGCATCGCGGCCGGGACGGCGCTGCGCGCCCGCGACGAGCGGGGGCCGTCGATCCGCTTCCAACTGCTCAACCAGCCGGGGCTGGACGACCGCCAGGAGACCTGGTCGGCGCGGAACTTCACCGACACGCCCTGGCTGACCCGCGACAAACTCACCGCGGCCTGGGGGCACTACCTGGGCTCCCGGCCGGCCGGCCCGTACGCCGCCCCGGCCCGCGCCACCGATCTCTCCGGGCTGCCGCCCGCCTATGTCGCCACCGCCGAGTTCTGCCCGAACCGGGACGAGGACATCGTCCACGCCCTGCGCCTGCTCCAGTCGGGCGTCTCGGTCGAACTGCACCAGTGGCCCGGCACGTTCCACGGCTCGCACGCGATCCTCTCCGCCGAGATCTCCCAGCGCCAGATCGCCGAACTGGGCGCGGCCCTGCGCCGCGCCCTGGCCGAGTGAGCCGCCGAGTGAGCGCGACGCCCCCGCCCGACCGAACAGCACCGCAGGAAGGACATCCCGACATGACCGTCACCCCGATCGACCTCTTCTCCTCCTTCATCCACCTTCAGCGGGACGGCGCCGCCCACGCCGTGCCGCCCGTCTTCGACCCCGGGCGGGACGGCTGGCAGGTGATGGCCTTCCACGCGCGGACCGACGCCGACGTCCACGCCGACCACTGGGAGGTCCACCCCGAGGCGGAGGAGGTCGTCTCCTGTCTCACGGGTGGGATACGCCTCTACCTCGGTCCGGAGAGCAGGCCGGGGGACCCCGAGCGGCAGCCGGGGGACGAGGAGGAGATCAGGCTGACGGCCGGTACGGCCGCCATCGTGCCGCGCGGACGTCTGCACCGGATGGAGCTGGACGGCCCCAGCGACATCCTGTCCGTCACCCTCCCTCGGGGCAGCCGTCTGGAGAGGCGGGCCGGGGGCTGACCGGACCCGCCCGTCTCAGCCGCCGAACACGAGCAGCGACAGCCACAGTGCCACCACCGACGACAGCAGCGCCGCCGGGACGGTGAGGAGGCCGAGGCGGGTGAAGTCGCCCAGGTGCACATCGTGTTCGTGGTGGTGGACGATGCGGCGCCACAGCAGGGTGGCCAGGGAACCGGCGTAGGTGAGGTTCGGGCCGATGTTGACGCCGAGGAGGACGGCGAGGACGGCGCCGGTGCCGAGCGGGGCGGCCAGCGGGACCAGGACGAGGACCGCGGGCAGGTTGTTGATGACGTTGGAGAGCACGGCGGCGAGGACGGCGACGCCGAGGAGGGCGAGCAGGCCGGTGCCGGACGGCATCACCCGGCCCAGCGCGTCGGCGAGGCCGTTGTCGACCACCGCGCGCACCACGATGCCCAGCGCCAGCACGAACGCGAGGAAGGGCAGGGAGACGGAGCGGAGAAGGGCGACCGGGCCCGTGGTGCGACGGACGAGCGCGCGGACCGCGAGGACCACGGCCCCGGCCAGCGCCGCCCACACGGGCTCGATGCCGAGCACGGACGTCAGGACGAACCCGGCGAGCGTGCACACGACCGTGACCAGCGCGAACATCGGCAGCTCGGGCGCCTCCACCGTCTCCTTCGGCGCGGGTGCCCCGGCGTCCAGATCGGCCGCGAAGAACCGCCGGAACACCACGTACTCGGCGGCCACGGCCACCGCCCAGGGCGCCGCCATCAGCAGCGCGAACCGGGTGAAGCTCAGCCCGCTCGCGGTGAACGCCAGCAGGTTGGTGAGGTTGGAGACGGGCAGCAGCAGCGAGGCCGTGTTCGACAGATGCGCGGTGGCGTACACATGCGGCTTGGGGCGGGCGCCCAGCCGGGCCACCGTCGCGAACACCACCGGGGTGAGCAGCACCACCGTCGCGTCCAGGCTGAGCACCGCCGTGATCCCGGAGGCCAGCGCGAACGTCGAGCCCAGCAGCCGACGGGGGCTCCCCGCCGACGCGCGCGCCATCCACGCCCCGCACGCCCGGAAGAGCCCCTCGTCGTCGCAGAGCTTGGCCAGCACCAGCACGGCGGCGAGGAATCCGAGCACCGGGCCGAGCAGCTCGGCCTCCGCACGGGCGTGCTCCCAGGAGACGGCACCGGTGGCGACGACGATCCCGGCCGCCGGTACGGCGACCACCGCCTCCGGCAGTCCGAAGGGGCGGGCGACCGCGCTGCCGAGGACGACGACGAGCAGGACGACGGAGAGGACCTCGGCGAGGGCGGTGTTCACGGCAGGACTTTCACGGTTCTCGGAGCTGGGGGAGCGA of Streptomyces phaeolivaceus contains these proteins:
- a CDS encoding helix-turn-helix domain-containing protein, with translation MPVRADDLPGTAAPEDPSPPPGQVIIGRFDQRPPYAVHRPRGADSWLFTWTTGGTGLLRQGVAETLAAPGDLVVLGPDTPHHYTVGPGARHWAFWWVHCQPRPSWTSWLRPYGTGDRLYAVPSAPDGIRARVDTAFHRMLADARWTGEGTPPVPPTAPEDTEVAVAHGTAARELALCSLEEVVLLTAARSEPRRSGADPRIRRAEDLIAADPGAPHTVRSLAERVALSPSRFAHLFTEQLGHSPMRALRHARLHHAARLLEATDLPVERVATASGFGSPFHFSRVFRQRYGVPPGEYRQGLRDDG
- a CDS encoding helix-turn-helix domain-containing protein; amino-acid sequence: MEALAARLSHLDAQAEGAIRVVMFYDTLMRRRVDLPALARASAGLAACVTGLRLHGTGRAIRMAPDGRETPGAPPAMSSSLPITLDGEEIGVVWLERPEAPGALDELLLDRLAIAAAAVVERYGPARTTMADPALVELVISGDSDEAARSRASRLLGFAAGRPVQVVAVRTELPLDRVGGLICPARPVKAAPLGDLGVLLATAVDRARFPAGVRAGLGAAARPDRAWQEARTALRFTTPRRPVLAYAELGALALLAQVPEDAARDNADVAAIAKVTCNPEDLDTLDVYFATGSLRRAAEILHLHHSSVARRLEQIGRTLGFELTDPGGVLRAQLALAAWRLLEE
- a CDS encoding alpha/beta hydrolase: MDPELEAFVALFPRADLTDPVVERKRFAELAAAVPAPDTSRMDVEDRTVPADPDVPVRIYRPHRSQGAVVWLHGGGGVMGDLDTEHPWAARLADASGAVVISVEYRLAPENPFPAALDDAYAVLTWAADHAAELGLDPERIAVGGHSAGAGIAAGTALRARDERGPSIRFQLLNQPGLDDRQETWSARNFTDTPWLTRDKLTAAWGHYLGSRPAGPYAAPARATDLSGLPPAYVATAEFCPNRDEDIVHALRLLQSGVSVELHQWPGTFHGSHAILSAEISQRQIAELGAALRRALAE
- a CDS encoding cupin domain-containing protein, with product MTVTPIDLFSSFIHLQRDGAAHAVPPVFDPGRDGWQVMAFHARTDADVHADHWEVHPEAEEVVSCLTGGIRLYLGPESRPGDPERQPGDEEEIRLTAGTAAIVPRGRLHRMELDGPSDILSVTLPRGSRLERRAGG
- a CDS encoding SLC13 family permease, which gives rise to MNTALAEVLSVVLLVVVLGSAVARPFGLPEAVVAVPAAGIVVATGAVSWEHARAEAELLGPVLGFLAAVLVLAKLCDDEGLFRACGAWMARASAGSPRRLLGSTFALASGITAVLSLDATVVLLTPVVFATVARLGARPKPHVYATAHLSNTASLLLPVSNLTNLLAFTASGLSFTRFALLMAAPWAVAVAAEYVVFRRFFAADLDAGAPAPKETVEAPELPMFALVTVVCTLAGFVLTSVLGIEPVWAALAGAVVLAVRALVRRTTGPVALLRSVSLPFLAFVLALGIVVRAVVDNGLADALGRVMPSGTGLLALLGVAVLAAVLSNVINNLPAVLVLVPLAAPLGTGAVLAVLLGVNIGPNLTYAGSLATLLWRRIVHHHEHDVHLGDFTRLGLLTVPAALLSSVVALWLSLLVFGG